The Corynebacterium comes genome window below encodes:
- a CDS encoding DUF2786 domain-containing protein yields the protein MTASTLPASTDPERVHREELQWTIVDRILAAARLGWAPDDIRHLVGSSVDPFLAVARPQVEAVAPDTVRAAWRRQCHSPDNRHTGECATGRMETIAEKLRDLPVFRDTELLTDLHLLRGRDLDPAGLSTDQRRAQQRITGLLKKAESTTFAAEAEALVAKAQQLRQRYRIDNVQSGHLSPEPGDVVSLRVRLTAPWVRQQFLLLSRVSFANSCRSILNRSVAIASLIGHADDVRHVAELFASLNHQRDYFMRTAPGAHEAARERQTLAYRRSFLFSYAIRIGDLLTAAAEEVALTPHEEKNILPVLAHRGVMSGAATDRLFPHTTGISFGHEHHASGAADGVRAAERSRLEPQGPAMENA from the coding sequence ATGACCGCCTCCACCCTCCCCGCCTCCACCGATCCAGAACGCGTCCACCGGGAAGAACTCCAGTGGACCATCGTCGACCGGATCCTCGCCGCAGCCCGCCTGGGGTGGGCGCCCGACGACATCCGCCACCTCGTCGGTTCATCGGTCGACCCGTTCCTCGCCGTTGCCCGTCCGCAGGTCGAAGCGGTGGCCCCGGACACGGTCCGGGCTGCGTGGCGTCGCCAGTGCCACAGCCCGGACAACCGGCACACCGGTGAGTGTGCGACCGGCAGGATGGAGACGATCGCCGAAAAGCTGCGTGACCTGCCGGTCTTTCGGGATACCGAGCTGCTCACCGATCTCCACCTCCTCCGCGGCCGCGACCTCGACCCAGCCGGGCTGAGCACCGACCAACGGCGGGCACAACAGCGGATCACCGGCCTGCTGAAGAAGGCCGAGTCGACCACCTTCGCCGCCGAGGCGGAAGCTCTCGTGGCCAAGGCCCAGCAGCTGCGTCAGCGATACCGGATCGACAACGTCCAGTCCGGACACCTCTCCCCCGAACCGGGAGACGTCGTCAGCTTGCGGGTCAGGTTGACGGCTCCCTGGGTCAGACAGCAGTTCCTGCTCTTGAGCAGAGTCTCGTTCGCCAACTCCTGCCGGAGCATCCTGAACCGGAGCGTCGCAATCGCCAGCCTGATAGGCCACGCCGACGACGTCCGGCATGTCGCGGAACTGTTCGCCAGCCTCAACCATCAACGGGACTACTTCATGCGCACCGCGCCGGGCGCCCACGAGGCTGCACGGGAAAGGCAGACCCTCGCCTACCGGCGTTCCTTCCTCTTCAGCTACGCCATCCGGATCGGGGATCTGCTCACGGCGGCGGCCGAGGAGGTCGCGCTGACTCCGCACGAGGAGAAGAACATCCTGCCGGTCCTGGCCCACCGCGGCGTGATGTCAGGGGCCGCCACCGACCGGCTTTTCCCGCACACGACGGGGATCTCCTTCGGCCACGAACACCACGCGTCCGGAGCGGCAGACGGCGTCCGCGCCGCCGAGCGTTCACGCCTGGAACCCCAAGGCCCGGCCATGGAAAATGCCTGA
- a CDS encoding AAA family ATPase yields the protein MFISSVRLEAIQDDTYIRTLPVVRHLAAFGALRLTAPVTLFVGDNGAGKSTLVEAIAVAVGFDAAGGPLRDQDFRGQVHRTESTLSKWLTLRGRSIPMRGYFLRAETHYDTVTVLDTLQEDEPSLHEMSHGESVMSILAEQMEGAGLYIFDEPESGLSIVRQMALVAEIDQAVKRGGQFIIATHSPIMMAIPDASIIEITEKGISETVFEEAEAVLAMREFLEDPQGTIRYILG from the coding sequence ATGTTCATCAGTTCGGTTCGACTGGAGGCCATCCAGGACGACACCTACATCCGCACGCTCCCGGTGGTCCGCCACCTGGCGGCTTTCGGGGCATTGCGGTTGACCGCGCCCGTCACCCTGTTCGTCGGTGACAACGGAGCGGGTAAGTCGACCCTGGTCGAGGCCATCGCCGTCGCCGTGGGTTTCGACGCCGCGGGCGGCCCGCTGCGTGACCAGGATTTCCGGGGGCAGGTCCACCGGACGGAATCAACCCTGTCGAAGTGGCTCACCCTGCGGGGACGCTCCATTCCCATGCGGGGTTATTTCCTGCGTGCGGAGACCCACTACGACACGGTCACCGTCCTTGACACCCTCCAGGAGGACGAGCCCTCCCTGCACGAGATGTCCCACGGCGAATCCGTGATGTCCATCCTGGCCGAGCAGATGGAGGGCGCCGGACTCTACATCTTCGACGAACCTGAATCGGGTCTGTCCATCGTGCGTCAGATGGCGCTTGTCGCGGAGATCGATCAGGCCGTGAAGCGTGGCGGGCAGTTCATCATCGCCACGCACTCGCCGATCATGATGGCCATCCCCGACGCCTCGATCATCGAGATCACCGAGAAAGGCATCTCGGAGACCGTCTTCGAGGAGGCGGAGGCGGTCCTCGCCATGCGGGAGTTCCTCGAGGACCCGCAGGGGACGATCCGCTACATCCTGGGCTGA
- a CDS encoding excalibur calcium-binding domain-containing protein, producing the protein MRTTIIGLVTALAVTLGAVQPASAQTSAIMSTQLSTETSSSDSTDPDSGLSSGSSSESSTDATESDSGSSDSELTAVIGVLAVAGLIAGGLYWAVQQHIIPNPLPGIIPGPPAPQQAPAPAPSPAPAPAPAPAPVYQAPQPAPAPAPVYQAPAPAPANNNVYYRNCAAVRAAGKAPLYRGQPGYEAPRLDRDYDGIACE; encoded by the coding sequence ATGCGTACAACCATCATCGGCCTTGTCACCGCCCTCGCGGTGACTCTTGGCGCCGTTCAGCCTGCCTCTGCCCAGACCTCTGCGATCATGTCGACGCAGCTCAGCACCGAGACTTCCTCGTCCGACAGCACTGATCCCGATTCCGGGCTCTCCAGTGGCAGCTCATCGGAGTCGTCCACGGACGCCACAGAATCCGATTCAGGTTCTTCGGACAGCGAACTCACCGCCGTCATCGGCGTCCTCGCGGTTGCCGGCCTGATCGCAGGCGGTCTTTACTGGGCAGTCCAGCAGCACATCATCCCGAACCCGCTGCCCGGCATCATCCCGGGACCGCCGGCACCGCAGCAGGCACCCGCCCCGGCCCCTTCACCGGCGCCTGCTCCTGCTCCGGCCCCCGCTCCGGTCTACCAGGCACCGCAGCCGGCACCCGCCCCCGCACCGGTCTACCAGGCCCCCGCCCCGGCACCTGCCAACAACAACGTCTACTACAGGAACTGTGCCGCAGTCCGCGCCGCAGGCAAGGCCCCGCTCTACCGCGGCCAGCCCGGCTACGAGGCTCCGCGCCTGGACCGCGACTACGACGGCATCGCCTGCGAATAG
- a CDS encoding bifunctional [glutamine synthetase] adenylyltransferase/[glutamine synthetase]-adenylyl-L-tyrosine phosphorylase — protein MSMTAPRARTTVPSPAVLSLTGTRAAEDLAWLGWDNPESSDLLWTLSGAGDADLALNTLIRVMSALGDARAELDRALRSDPALRVRLFALLGGSTALGDHLAANPHLWQELARPLPTPEELMQVLLGCVDAVPATFGVGEETEVEADTATTDLRTPGTYRARLTGQEASTTLKLTYRTLIMRLTAHDLAGTFVARRGQGTEQPQLSFTTVTGLLTSLADAALTAALAVAVAGVYGDEGGVDTRLAIMAMGKCGAGELNYISDVDVIFVAEPPTPKATRLAGEFMRIGSKAFFDVDANLRPEGKSGALVRTLDSHVAYYKRWAETWEFQALLKARPMTGAMDLGRAYLAALAPMVWAASQRDSFVDDVQAMRRRVLENVPEAMRERELKLGVGGLRDVEFAVQLLQLVHGRSDDSLRVLSTVEALSALVAGGYVGREDGHQLIEAYEFLRLLEHRLQLHRLRRTHTLPAEDDERNLSWLARTSGFYASGKKSAVEAMQRELRHIRLLISDLHSRLFYRPLLHTVVNLSVDELTLSPEAAKLQLAALGYRHPARAFEHLTALAAGGTRKSKLQAMLLPTLMTWLSETADPDAGLLNYRKLSDAAYDRVWFLRMLRDEGVVGQRLMRILGTSPFTSDLIISSPDFIKQLGDGTAGPKVMDPAPDQVNKALVASSKRHADPDRAVAVARSLRRVELARIASADLLGFMPVDQVCLELSLVWDAVLQASLLAEVRWSLEQHDLEEPPARISIIGMGRLGGAELGYGSDADVMFVCESAEGVDDHDAVKWAVGICEGMRTRLAKPSGDPPLDVDLGLRPEGRSGAVVRTLESYERYYRQWGEVWEIQALLRATVVAGDEELGTRFLRMIDEFRYPENGASESDIREIRRMKARIDDERLPHGADRNTHTKLGRGALTDIEWTVQLLTMRHAHEYEGLHNTSTLEILDVLAEENIIPPEQVRILREAWLFATNARNALVLVKGRRMDQLPGPGPALAQVAGAAGWDPEDYQGYLEHYLRLTRKARRVVDEVFWGEQTMQP, from the coding sequence ATGAGCATGACCGCCCCGCGCGCCCGCACGACCGTTCCGTCCCCGGCCGTCCTCAGCCTCACGGGTACCCGTGCCGCCGAGGATCTCGCCTGGCTGGGCTGGGACAACCCGGAGTCCTCGGATCTGTTGTGGACGCTCAGCGGCGCCGGTGACGCGGATCTGGCGCTGAACACGCTCATCCGGGTCATGTCTGCCCTGGGCGACGCCCGCGCCGAGCTGGACCGTGCGCTCCGGAGCGACCCCGCTCTGCGTGTGCGACTGTTCGCGCTGCTGGGCGGATCCACCGCACTCGGCGACCACCTGGCCGCCAACCCGCACCTCTGGCAGGAACTCGCGCGCCCGCTGCCCACCCCGGAGGAGCTCATGCAGGTGCTGCTCGGCTGCGTGGATGCGGTACCTGCGACTTTCGGGGTGGGGGAGGAGACGGAGGTCGAGGCGGACACGGCCACCACGGACTTGAGAACACCCGGCACCTACCGCGCACGTCTCACCGGCCAGGAGGCCTCGACCACCCTCAAGCTGACCTACCGCACCCTCATCATGCGCCTCACGGCGCACGATCTTGCCGGCACGTTCGTCGCCCGCCGCGGACAGGGTACCGAACAACCCCAACTCTCGTTCACCACGGTGACGGGTCTGCTCACCTCGCTTGCCGACGCCGCCCTCACCGCCGCCCTCGCGGTCGCGGTGGCGGGTGTCTACGGGGATGAGGGGGGCGTGGATACACGCCTGGCGATCATGGCGATGGGCAAGTGCGGTGCCGGCGAACTGAACTACATCTCTGACGTCGACGTCATCTTCGTCGCAGAACCTCCCACCCCGAAGGCCACCCGCCTGGCGGGGGAGTTCATGCGCATCGGGTCGAAGGCGTTCTTCGACGTCGACGCCAACCTGCGCCCCGAGGGCAAGTCCGGTGCGCTCGTGCGGACACTGGACAGCCACGTCGCCTACTACAAGCGGTGGGCGGAGACCTGGGAGTTCCAGGCGCTGCTGAAGGCCAGACCGATGACCGGCGCGATGGATCTCGGGCGTGCCTACCTGGCGGCGTTGGCGCCGATGGTGTGGGCGGCGTCGCAACGCGACTCGTTTGTCGATGACGTCCAGGCCATGCGACGCCGCGTCCTGGAGAACGTGCCGGAGGCGATGCGGGAGCGCGAGCTGAAGCTCGGCGTCGGCGGGCTGCGCGACGTAGAGTTCGCGGTCCAGCTGCTCCAGCTCGTCCACGGCCGTTCGGATGATTCACTGCGGGTGCTGTCGACGGTGGAGGCGTTGTCCGCACTGGTCGCCGGCGGCTATGTCGGGCGGGAGGACGGCCACCAGCTGATCGAGGCCTATGAGTTCCTCCGGCTGCTGGAGCACCGCCTGCAACTGCACCGGCTGCGCCGCACCCACACCCTGCCGGCTGAAGATGACGAAAGGAACCTCTCCTGGCTTGCGCGGACCTCGGGGTTCTACGCCTCCGGCAAGAAGTCCGCGGTAGAGGCAATGCAGCGTGAGCTGCGGCATATCCGACTGCTGATCTCCGATCTGCATTCGCGGCTGTTCTACCGTCCGCTGCTGCACACCGTGGTCAACCTGTCCGTCGACGAACTGACCCTCTCCCCGGAGGCCGCGAAGCTGCAGCTCGCGGCCCTGGGTTACCGTCACCCGGCACGCGCCTTCGAGCACCTCACGGCGTTGGCGGCCGGCGGCACGCGGAAATCGAAGCTGCAGGCCATGCTCCTGCCGACGCTGATGACCTGGCTGTCGGAGACCGCCGACCCGGACGCCGGACTGCTCAACTACCGCAAACTCTCGGACGCGGCGTACGACCGTGTGTGGTTCCTGCGGATGCTGCGCGACGAGGGGGTGGTGGGGCAGCGGCTGATGCGGATCCTGGGGACCTCGCCGTTCACCTCGGACCTGATCATCTCCTCGCCGGACTTCATCAAGCAGCTCGGCGACGGCACCGCCGGGCCCAAGGTCATGGATCCGGCCCCTGACCAGGTGAACAAGGCGCTGGTGGCATCCTCGAAACGCCACGCGGACCCCGACCGGGCCGTCGCCGTCGCCAGGTCGCTCCGGCGGGTGGAACTGGCGAGGATCGCCTCCGCGGACCTGCTGGGATTCATGCCCGTCGACCAGGTCTGCCTGGAACTTTCGTTGGTGTGGGACGCCGTGCTGCAGGCCAGCCTGCTCGCCGAGGTGCGGTGGAGCCTCGAACAGCATGATCTGGAGGAACCTCCGGCCCGGATTTCGATCATCGGAATGGGCCGACTGGGCGGGGCCGAGCTCGGTTACGGCTCGGATGCCGACGTCATGTTCGTCTGCGAATCAGCCGAGGGAGTGGACGACCACGACGCCGTGAAGTGGGCCGTCGGGATCTGTGAGGGGATGCGTACGCGACTGGCCAAACCCTCCGGCGACCCGCCACTCGATGTTGACCTGGGGTTGCGCCCCGAGGGCAGGTCCGGCGCGGTGGTCCGCACCCTCGAATCCTACGAGCGCTACTACCGCCAGTGGGGTGAGGTCTGGGAGATCCAGGCTCTCCTGCGTGCGACGGTCGTCGCCGGCGATGAGGAACTGGGCACCCGCTTCCTGCGGATGATCGATGAGTTCCGCTACCCGGAGAACGGGGCGTCGGAAAGCGACATCCGCGAGATACGTCGCATGAAGGCGCGCATCGATGACGAGCGGCTGCCGCACGGCGCCGACCGCAACACCCACACCAAACTCGGCCGCGGAGCGCTCACCGACATCGAGTGGACCGTTCAACTGCTGACGATGAGGCACGCCCACGAGTACGAGGGACTGCACAACACCTCCACCCTCGAGATCCTCGACGTCCTGGCGGAGGAGAACATCATCCCGCCCGAGCAGGTGAGAATCCTGCGGGAGGCGTGGCTCTTCGCCACCAACGCCCGCAACGCGCTGGTGCTGGTCAAGGGGCGGCGCATGGATCAGCTGCCGGGACCGGGGCCGGCGCTCGCACAGGTGGCCGGTGCCGCCGGCTGGGACCCGGAGGACTACCAGGGGTATCTGGAGCACTACCTCCGGCTGACCAGAAAGGCCCGGCGGGTCGTCGACGAGGTGTTCTGGGGAGAGCAGACGATGCAGCCCTGA
- a CDS encoding glutamine synthetase family protein, with protein MNRQQEFVLRAVEERDIRFIRLWFTDILGYLKSVMMSPSELEGAFEEGVGFDGSSIEGLSRISESDTIALPDPSTFQILPFDTDNPDLQTARMFCDITMPDGQPSWSDPRQILRRQVELAADEGFTCMISPEVEFYLFRPGADPGSIEPTDNGGYFDQASHNIAPRFRREAMTALDAMGIVTEFSHHETAPGQQEIDLRHADALTMADNIMTFRYLIKQVAASNGVRATFMPKPFTEHAGSAMHSHISLFEGDTNAFHDPDDEISLSKTAKHFIAGILHRAQEISAVTNQWPNSYKRIVFGNEAPTAATWGVSNRSALVRVPTYRLSKADSRRVEVRSLDSASNPYLAFSVLLAAGLEGVRGEFELRDPAEDDISRLTRRERMAMGYKDLPASLDHALRILEKSDFVADILGEHVYEYFLRSKWNEWHNYQEQITPWELRSNLDY; from the coding sequence ATGAATCGCCAACAGGAATTCGTGCTGCGCGCCGTGGAGGAAAGGGACATCCGTTTCATCCGGCTGTGGTTCACCGACATCCTCGGATATCTCAAGTCCGTCATGATGAGCCCCTCCGAGCTGGAGGGGGCGTTCGAGGAAGGCGTCGGGTTCGACGGATCCTCGATCGAGGGGCTGTCGCGGATCTCGGAATCCGACACGATCGCCCTGCCTGATCCCTCCACCTTCCAGATCCTGCCCTTCGACACCGATAACCCTGATCTGCAGACCGCGCGGATGTTCTGCGACATCACGATGCCGGACGGTCAGCCGTCCTGGTCTGATCCGCGGCAGATCCTGCGTCGCCAGGTGGAGCTCGCCGCCGACGAGGGATTCACCTGCATGATCTCGCCCGAGGTGGAGTTCTATCTGTTCCGGCCGGGTGCGGATCCCGGCAGCATTGAACCGACCGACAACGGCGGCTATTTCGATCAGGCGTCCCACAATATTGCGCCCCGATTTCGTCGGGAGGCAATGACCGCGCTCGACGCGATGGGCATTGTCACCGAGTTCTCCCACCATGAGACCGCCCCTGGCCAGCAGGAGATTGACCTGCGCCATGCGGATGCGTTGACGATGGCGGACAACATCATGACCTTCCGCTACCTGATCAAGCAGGTGGCCGCGTCCAACGGCGTGCGCGCCACATTCATGCCGAAGCCCTTCACCGAGCACGCAGGTTCCGCGATGCACTCGCACATCTCCCTTTTCGAGGGGGACACCAACGCCTTCCACGATCCGGACGATGAGATCTCGTTGTCCAAGACGGCGAAGCACTTCATCGCCGGTATCCTGCACCGGGCGCAGGAGATCTCCGCGGTGACCAATCAGTGGCCGAACTCCTACAAGCGCATCGTGTTCGGCAACGAGGCCCCGACGGCCGCCACCTGGGGTGTCTCCAACCGGTCGGCTCTCGTGCGGGTACCCACCTACCGGCTGTCGAAGGCGGATTCACGGCGGGTGGAGGTGCGGTCGTTGGACTCGGCGTCCAATCCCTACCTCGCATTCTCGGTCCTGCTCGCGGCCGGTCTGGAGGGCGTCCGCGGCGAGTTCGAGCTCCGGGATCCGGCAGAGGACGACATCTCGCGGCTCACCCGCCGCGAGCGGATGGCGATGGGGTACAAGGATCTCCCGGCTTCCCTGGATCATGCGCTGCGGATCCTGGAGAAGTCTGATTTCGTCGCCGACATCCTGGGGGAGCACGTCTACGAGTACTTTCTGCGCTCCAAGTGGAACGAATGGCACAACTACCAGGAACAGATCACGCCCTGGGAACTGCGCTCCAACCTGGACTACTGA